AGCGTTCGCCGAGCGCGATGTGAACGCGCGCCGACGCCACCGCATCGAGCGAGCTGATCGTCCGGGCGAGTTCGCCCTGCAGTGCCCGCCGATAGTTGATCTGCTCGACAAAGCTGGTGGTGCCGAACGACTGGTCGTCGAACACCTCGAAGCCGACGCCGCCGCCGCGGGGGACACCGTCGGCGGCCAGCGACAGGCGCACCTCGTGGACGCGGGCTGCGGGCACCTCGATCGCTCGGCCGCCGGCGGCGATCTGATAGGGAACGCCCATCGCCTGCAGGCGCTGGACGATGTCGCCGGCGTCCTCGGGCGACAGGCCGGCAAACAGCGTCTCGTAGCGCACGCTGGGCTCGCTGCACGACACATATCCGACGGCGCCGAGCGTGCCGACGACCGCGGCGACGAGAGCGATGCGGCGCCCGGGCGACAGCTTCGCCCACAAAGCGCGCAATTGATCGACCAGCTGCGGCTTCGATTCGAGGCGTTCGCGTTCGGTGTCCGGAGTCGACATCGGTCAGTTCACACGGGCGTCCGCATCAGCTCGCGGTACGCTTCGATGGCGCGGTTCTTGAGCGTGATGGCGAACCGCACCGCCACGTTGGCCTTCGACGTCGCGACCATCACCTCGTGCAGGCCGACCGACCGATCGCCGTCCGCGAACCGGGTCGCCAGGTCGTCGGCCGTGCGCTCTTGTTCGGACGCGCGCTCGAGCGCGTCGGCGAACGCATCGGCCAGGTCCACGTCGCCGGCGCGAGCGGAGCCGGCGGTCCGGTCGACCGGCGGCAGCGAACCGGCGGACGACGCGAGGTGAACGGGGGTGGCCATCGGTTACCGCCCGATCCCGATCGCGCGTTCCGCCATCGCGACCGACGTGCCGAGCGCCGTGACGCCGGCCTCGTAGGCGCGCGATGCGGTGATCATGTCGACCATTTCTTCGACCACGTTGATGTCCGGGTAGGCGACGTAGCCGTCTGCGTTCGCGTCGGGGTGGCCGGGGTCGTACTCGTAGCGCGGCGGTGCGCCGTCGGGCTGGATCGCGGCGACTTCGACGGCGCGCACCGCGCCGGCGAACGAGCCGCTGGCGCCCGGGACCGACTGGGATCGAAGCACGACGTTCTTGCGCTGATACGGGCCGCCGCCGGCCGTGCGCGTGGTCTGGACGTTGGCGAGGTTCGACGACGCGACGTTCATGCGCACGCGCTGTGCGCTGAGGCCCGACGCCGAGATCTCCATGGCAGTGAACAGATCCATACGCACCTCATCCGATTCCGTCGCCCGCCGCGTAGCGCAGCAGCGCGATCTTGCGCGACACGAGTTCGCTCACCGCCGCGTAGCGGACGCGGTTCGCGTCGATCTTGGCCAACTCGCGTTCCAGATTGACGGCGTTGCCGTCGGCGCCGACGCTCGCGGAGCCGCTGTCGACCACGCGCGTGTCCGGCGCGAGTCCGCCGGCCGCCATGTGGGCGGCCGATGTGCGCCGCAGCGGCAACCCAGTTGTACCGGCACCGGATACGCGCTCGAGATCGACCGGCCGGTAGCCGGGCGTGTCGACGTTGGCGAGGTTGCCCGACAGGACCGCATGGCGCTCGCGGTGAAACGTCAGCGCCTGGGCCATCCGGTCGACTGCGCTGAACCACGTCCGCATCACCCGGGGGAGAAAGCAAGCCGTGCGCCAGCGCTAACA
This is a stretch of genomic DNA from Deltaproteobacteria bacterium. It encodes these proteins:
- the flgB gene encoding flagellar basal body rod protein FlgB, which produces MMRTWFSAVDRMAQALTFHRERHAVLSGNLANVDTPGYRPVDLERVSGAGTTGLPLRRTSAAHMAAGGLAPDTRVVDSGSASVGADGNAVNLERELAKIDANRVRYAAVSELVSRKIALLRYAAGDGIG
- the flgC gene encoding flagellar basal body rod protein FlgC is translated as MDLFTAMEISASGLSAQRVRMNVASSNLANVQTTRTAGGGPYQRKNVVLRSQSVPGASGSFAGAVRAVEVAAIQPDGAPPRYEYDPGHPDANADGYVAYPDINVVEEMVDMITASRAYEAGVTALGTSVAMAERAIGIGR
- the fliE gene encoding flagellar hook-basal body complex protein FliE translates to MATPVHLASSAGSLPPVDRTAGSARAGDVDLADAFADALERASEQERTADDLATRFADGDRSVGLHEVMVATSKANVAVRFAITLKNRAIEAYRELMRTPV